The sequence below is a genomic window from Cicer arietinum cultivar CDC Frontier isolate Library 1 chromosome 6, Cicar.CDCFrontier_v2.0, whole genome shotgun sequence.
tttaccaaatattatattaaaaaaatgtaataaaaaataaattgtaagtATGATAATAAGAAAAAGGAAGAGTATTTGTTAGATATGTTACATCAGATTTCTTTTGATGtgacaatattaatatataaatttttctttaagtCCATATCAGTAAtgagtataataaaaaaaaatatataaacaaattgtTGGCCTAACTCTAAATTATATCtctctatttgatttaaatattaattttacttatttaataagtgacatgtgatatattttgtagatattatagatttcattaaaaaatattttttttccagtAATGATActatgtaatatttaatttgaagatGTTTATGGATGAATAACCGTTGTCAATAATAATGGAGGAACAATGATTgtcaaataattgatatttattttattgtaatttataactTATGACACATGAAGagtttcacaaaatattatatgaaaaaaatgtataaaaattgtactaaaaacaaattgcaataaaaaagaGGAATAATATTTGTAAGATGTGTCACATCAGATTTTTTTTGATGTGGCAACATTTGAATGAGGTgacataatattttgaattgtatgagtctatttactaaaaacaaattgcaataaaaaagaGGAATAATATTTGTTAGATGTGCCACatcagattttttttatgtgGCAACATTTGAATGAGGTggcataatattttgaattgtaggagtctattttaattttaatatatatataaaggcataatattttgaattgaagaaagaggaagagtaTTTGTTAGATATGTTACATCAGATTTCTTTTAATGtgacaatattaatatatagaTTTTTCTCTAAGTCCATATCAGTAAtgagtataataaaaaaaaaatataaaaaaaaattgttggcCTAACTCTAAATTATTTCtctctatttgatttaaatattaattttacttatctaataagtgacatgtgatatattttgtagatattatagatttcattaaaaaatatttttttccagtAATGGTactatgaaatatttaatttgaagatGTTTATGGATGAATAACCGTTATCAATAATAATGGAGGGGCAATGAGTgtcaaataattgatatttattttattgtaatttataacttttaacACATGAAGagtttcacaaaatattatatgaaaaaaatgtataaaaattgtactaaaaacaaattgcaataaaaaagaGGAATAATATTTGTTAGATGTGCCACATTTGTTGGCCTAACTCTAAATTATATCtctctatttgatttaaatattaattttacttatctaataagtgacatgtgatatattttgtagatattatagatttcattaaaaaaatattttttttccagtAATGATGctatgtaatatttaatttgaagatGTTTATGGATGAATAACCGTTATCAATAATAATGGAGGAGCAATGAGTgtcaaataattgatatttattttattgtaatttataacttataacaCATGAAGagtttcacaaaatattatatgaaaaaaatgtataaaaattgtactaaaaacaaattgcaataaaaaagaGGAATAATATTTGTTAGATGTGCCACATCAGATTTTTTTTGATGGGGCAACATTTGAATGAAGTggcataatattttgaattgtaggagtctattttaatatatataaagataaagatAAAGAAGATAAAGATGTTTTATGGAGTTGATGTGGATCACCGCATGTTGTCAAATGTGAAAATACATTCTCAACAAAACAAATCAACTGAATAACCCAACATACTTCAActtttttgagtttttattttttaaattgtataaaattgGATAACTGAATTTTCTCCAAGtattattgtttaatatttactgtagtttatatatatatatatatatgaataaaaaaatcacaaaaatcaaagagattcatttaatagaattagttttgaagttatttctttaaaataccTTTGATATTAAATACTTTCACGCCCattaatatgaatattaattGTATTTCTACTAAAAGTAAAAGATACTTTTtgtatttaaacataaaaaaatacacatattgAAAAATCAaccaatttttattatattagaaaataaataaagaaactttcaaaattacttttagaatattttataaacataaatgcattaattataaCACTGAAAATAagagtaaaaatattaaaattaaatgaagaatATTATgtgaatataatatttaatatagtaAAAATTGTTGAAAGTTGTTTACATTTTAAATCACAAAAGATTAactttttttgcttttatttaaaatcagaGTGAATATATAGAAGACATTTATACAATAAATACATCTTAAATCTTGTaacatttttttacatttaaaaaaaaatattctaacaTAAAGGACAAGATATTTGATAAGTGTTAAGGTATTCGAATACGGTTTCatgtattatattattaatggtTTCTCTCTTCTACCTGTTTTTTATATCCTTGATTTGCATGCACACTCACGTGTTATATTGTGTCacatttttatgtttaaataacatctcagtaaaatatatatatatatttctataatataaaaacagcatagaaacaattataatatacttAATCTCACTGTTCAAAATAACCACCGAACATTTGAAGTGACATTATCTTTTCACGTTTATTTAtttgtgaataaaaaaaaaaaaaaaaattggcgtgagaaaagtaatttaaatattgtaCGGTAACCACAATTTTGTCACCGTGTCCTAAGAAAAAGTTTGTAAAGTGAGCATAGACATGTCACATGGGAGTAAGAAAAAAGAGGCAAAAGATTCATTTATGTTACGGTTAGGACAGCGCAGACAGACACACCTTGGCGTGTAGATAAGGGCTTCCCTCATCTTCATGCTAGCTTGAGCCACCGCCGTTCAAATTCTAAATCCAAATTAAACACCCAACTTCCAAACCTTTGCAAAGtttaggtgtgtgtgtgtcttTGTTTTTCCGACACACTCATTTtgcttgcattttttttttctttttcattttcattttcggtTCTACTTATTTGTTTcgcttttttatatttttttttcatgtcaTATTCATAGTTTACAGTGTTAAGCTTGTGGAGCACATGCATTGTTCATCATTCGAGTTACCTTCGCCGAACATTTTTacatattgtgaatttgtgactAGGAAGTTGCACAATGTGCCAGTGGAAGAAAAATTAGtcttagaatttttaaaaaataaatgtgaagTAGCATATGGTATGGTTAAATTCTCAACAACTAATTGATGGTATTTTGCACTGATTCTTTTTTCAGGATAATGTTAATATGAAGACCAATTGGTTTTTTGACCAGAATTTTAATGGTGTGTCGGAGGATATTCTTGAAGATGTCATTGAGTTTTTTGATTTTCGACTTGATGATGTGGAACTAACTGATGTTGTTGAAGAAGATTGGAATGCTCAATTCAAACACCTTGAAGAGCCATCTCTTGGTGTTTTTTCAGTACCATCTTCTGGGTTGTGTGGCGAAATCGAAACTCAAAATGAGAAACCGAAACTTGGGAAGAGTTTCTCTGCTGCTGTGAGTTTTCTGCTCCCATTGTTTCTCTTTAGATGGATGTTTTGTCAACTTAATAACtgtatttgataaattaattatgcGTGTAGTTTGAATATGTGAAACCCATCAAGATTGAACCACATTTTGATTATTCGTGTCCTGTTTTCTATGTGCGGTTATTACTTGCAAAGGCTAATTCGTTTGATAGGTTCTATACTTTTGCAAATAAATGTAACTTTGATCATAGACCGTTTTAATTGGAATAGTTTGTATGCTTGCTTTGATGACTATGACGTTTTGTTGGTCAGGATTTTTAGCGGGAATTGTGAATTACTACAATGATGTTATGCAGGAACTTTCTCATATTGATGGAAGAAATATTGTTAATTCAAGCTTAAAAGATCGACAAGTACTTGTAAGTGAAAGGGTAGAGTGTGATGATTTTAATGTCCATGAATCCTTTGACTCAACTCTTTTTTGAAATGCATTGTAGCATTGTTAGAGATAAATGTGTACTCAAATTTCTTTGTAGATAATAGAGAAGATATGTTTAATGACTTAAGCCTAGTTTAGAAGAACATGAGCTAAATCAAAGGCTATATAGCCTATAATGCTAAAGATTCAGTTTTCATGCATTTACTTGATAAGCATGTTATTGAAATGCGCTGCTGCTTATGTCTTTATTTATTGagtaaaataaaagactaaaatctatgcttaaaatatgttaaaaagaaGATTAATAAGTATTAACACAAATTTTTCGTGTACTAGTACTCATGCCTTAACTTCTATGGGTTTTTCTTTGCCCTCAGAAAGTGAGAAAGTGCTGGTAAGAATGTTTTGAAGTTGTAAGTGTTTTAGTTATGATGAATAATAGATGGTATCCTTACATAAAAAGATGTAAAACTTTCATCCGTGATTCCATAAGTAAGCGCATAGGTGCTTATGTGTGTGCTTGAAGTTGGTTTATGGCTAGGTAACATGGTAAATTATGACACTCTTATGGCCAAAAACTTTCCTATCTGTATAAATATGACTTGAGGAAGATTCATGAATTTATAAGGTGGTTGACAACTAGGCTATAAGATTGATCAATGATCACAAAACAAGTAGAAACTGTCTCATGGAAATGATAAGGTTGATTAAGTTGTATCATAAAGTTTGTGTAGCCAAGTCTGTGCAGAATGACAAACCGAAATTGCAAAAAGATGCAAGTAGTTTTACTGATAGGCTATTTTGGCTCCTGATATGATTGACTTTATGGCATCcgttagtttaaaaaaaatgtgggagagaatattattattttagaggGAAGGGGAGGCACTTGGCCATACAGTTCTCTCAGTGGTGATCGAACTTTGTTCCTTTAGGTTACAACGTTAGACAGACACCACTGCACTAGCACACATAGGATGGCATTGAAAAGTATGAGTTGTAGCTTTCCGTTCGTGTCATTTTCTCCGTAAACTGTGGAATAAATATGTAAAAGTTGAAGGAAGTTTAATGAAAACATTATGTACTATTTCAAATTTAGGGCCTGTTTACTTCTCaagttttctgttttcattttCACGCTTCAACTTTTAAACATGAGTACACATTCAATATTATCCTCGCtattttcttttacaatttttgaaaaattaagcatttttcagaaaatttgaaaatgCAAAAACACTgtcttcatattttaaaaaaatgcaatcTTCCTAGCTTGTTTTTCATCTCTTCACTGTCACAATTATTCCCTACATGAATCTTCTATCTCTTAgcaatttaaaaactaaattgaaaatatttttcagaAAGTAAATGGGGGCATATCTTTTCATTTTAACTGTCAATTAAAGACTAGGCATATCCATCCTTTGTGTGTCTgattcttttatattttgtgtCTGTTTCCCCACTAAAACAGCTAGCTAAGACTGCTGGACCTGCATATGGAAAAACTATTCCCATTCAAAATGTCTCTTTCAACGGAAAAGATCTGCGCCGATGCCAAACCTACAGCCCAGTTTCAGTTTTTGAAAGCAGTAGTTATTCCTCGGTTGATAATTTCAACTTTGAATTACCAGTGATCCCAGCAAAGCGTCCTCGCAGTAAATGTCGCCGGCGTCTCTCAACCTTTGACAAGCTCTTCTCAATTCCATTCATCTCTACTCCACCCGCTTTTCGTAAACGTCAAAGGCTAGCTGCTTCTGAATCGGTATGCCGAGTCCAAAGAAAGCAGCGGAAAACGGATAGTATTCGGATGAAATCACAGGAATCAGTTGCTCCAAGAAAATGCATGCATTGCGAGGTGACAGAGACACCGCAATGGAGAGAGGGACCTAAGGGTCCTAAGACACTATGCAATGCTTGTGGAGTTCGATACAGGTCCGGTCGTCTATTTCCTGAATACAGGCCTGCAGCTAGCCCCACATTTGAAGCATCATCGCACTCAAATTCTCACAAGAAGGTCTTAGAAATGAGGAACAAGGCCAGCCAGGAGACTTTTAAAGGTTCTTCCATGTTGTATTTATCATCAAACCTTCCAGGAAGTTCGGTATGACAATATTTTGTTAAGTGATATTATTGAGAAAGATGAAAAGTTAGTCCTAGACATGATTCTATTTGTTTATTGTTAATATTCTGTTGAGGATAATCATGTCTTCATCCTATCATTacttgttttatgtaaattgaTTGGTCGAGTAATAGGAGGCGTTCGGAGACAAGATGCTGAAAATTCTGCAATGAAGAGAGTGAAGTTGAACTTGAAGCAAAGAGGGAAAATGGGAGAAATGGTTCAAGAACCCTTGTATCACAATTCACAAGTACAAGGACATGAAATATTAAAACTGTAGAAGGACAATGATATCCCATACCTTTTTACATGAATGAGGTGAAAACACAATCTATAGTGGAAGAACACGTATAATTAGACTGGTAAGCCTAAATGATTGTTGAAACTGCGAAGCTGACACAGTCTTAGTTACACACCATTATTTTCTTGGATATTTCAGGCTTACCATGTCCATGGTTTGGATAAACTATCCCAGGTCGACAAATTGTTTATCCAAAACCATGGACATTTCAGAGGCAAGTCATAGACTCAccatgtcatttttttaaggaCAGCAACCTTGTTCGCGGTATAAATGAGTTCTACATTGAGTAGATTAAAATACTAGATGCAGTAAAAAAAACCATGTGGCTCGTTCACCTAATAGACTAACCTTTTAGGTTGAGCTCTCCACTCGAGCTTAATTAACAATAATCAGTGCTTTCACTGAGATATGATAGGAAAAACCTACCTATAGATTGCATTGAGGTATTTAACTAAATATTGCTAGGGTACTTAAGCCATAAAGCAAAGCTTTTCCATCTAATGGGCAAGTCTTTTTGGTTGGACTCTCTTCATGAGCTTAATTCATAGCAGCCCCCAAAGAAACAAGAAACAAATGATTTCATGGTAAATTCAAGTAGCATTCACCCCAAGAGTAAACGTGACAACAAAGtgcattctaatttttttattagtacaTATAGCTTCAAATGGACTTTTGTCTAGAAGTATAGCAAGTGAcctgcttcaacaaatcttatGGATGTGCACTActtcaaaaactaaatataaaaataagagatTAAATATAACGACGATTAACTTGACAATTTACGTATATGATATTTGACAGAAGGTCCGATGTGAATAACATTACACAAAATCATGGAcgtgtttaaaatatttgtaaattcaTGAACCTATTTGATAATATCTTAAcaaaattaatgtaaaaatattatattgagaGTTGTGTACttaatttctcaaaattttaaaatttgttggtTTCACCGTAAAACTTCTGCTTTTTGTTTCTTTAACAACCGCCAGATTCATAGATTAATGTcacaaaatattgttttttggtttcaaatttttgttttgtattctAGTTTAACCAATTTTAGAAGTTTTATGGAGAATGATTGACCCAGgaattcaaataaattagtGGACCCGATTCGGTCCAACCCAAAATGAGGTGGGAGCTAAAACATTCAATggaaaaatttgattttgtatcTCTACGATTAAACTTATACTCCTtcgtttaaaaaatttatcccttaatttattaaaatatttttaaatatacagtaaaaaaattttaaaaacagatattatgaaatttatcggaaaaagtaaattttttttttgaaattctcTTATTGGAAATTTTATGAacgaaattttcggtagttattttttaatacaaaaatttcaaatttttaaaaattttaaaaataaaatttttggtATTAAAAAGTAACTAccagaaatttaaaattttcagttGAAGCTTCCGAAAATTTCATTCGTTCTTCAAATTTTCGGtacaagttttattttttattttttttttagttttgaaatttggagtagaataaaattaacttaAGAAAAGTTGGCACAAATTTCTAATAGAACAAAAGTAACTATTAGAAATTTTAAGGTACAAAATTTTCGGTAGTATAAACAGTGTATCGAAAATTTAAAGGCGTGAAATTTCTGATAGTATCGGAAATTTTGTAccttgaaattttcggtagttactTTTATTCTAATGGAAATTTGTGTCTTGAAATTTCTGGCagttatttttattctatcgGAAGTTTGTGCCTTTAAATTTCcggttgtttattttattttatttaaaatttcaaaaaaaaaaaaattctatggAAATTCCAAGAACGAATGAAATTTCTGGAAGTTTCAAccggaaatttaaaatttttggtagttatatttaaatacagcaaatttaaaaaattaaatttttgataaCATTTACTGGATTTTAAAATTTCCGGAAGAGACTAACTCtcgaaaaaaatgaaattttcaatattaaaaaggaattacaaatttttttttccttgttcttgaaattttgggtaagaaaattttattaaaaaatattatttttgttcgAAAATTACTTTTACTATATACTTAAGGCTATTTTAC
It includes:
- the LOC101492785 gene encoding GATA transcription factor 11-like codes for the protein MKTNWFFDQNFNGVSEDILEDVIEFFDFRLDDVELTDVVEEDWNAQFKHLEEPSLGVFSVPSSGLCGEIETQNEKPKLGKSFSAAELSHIDGRNIVNSSLKDRQVLLAKTAGPAYGKTIPIQNVSFNGKDLRRCQTYSPVSVFESSSYSSVDNFNFELPVIPAKRPRSKCRRRLSTFDKLFSIPFISTPPAFRKRQRLAASESVCRVQRKQRKTDSIRMKSQESVAPRKCMHCEVTETPQWREGPKGPKTLCNACGVRYRSGRLFPEYRPAASPTFEASSHSNSHKKVLEMRNKASQETFKGSSMLYLSSNLPGSSV